The following are from one region of the Rhizobium sullae genome:
- a CDS encoding GntR family transcriptional regulator yields the protein MQNSQSHLAYLALEHAIVTLVLKPGALVTEKQLIDIAGHGRTPVREAIQKLAWQGLVIVRPRVGLQVAEIKPDDHANVMQVRRELEPIAASLVAKHATDEQREALIDCARTMTSCAVNGDLAAFFAADKAFDEIIEEACPNTFITAALGPVQTHSRRLWYSTATPDRMDRSIALHVTVIRAIQQGKVEESRQAMAVLIDYLSYKP from the coding sequence ATGCAGAATTCACAGAGCCATCTGGCCTATCTCGCACTTGAACACGCCATTGTGACGCTGGTGTTGAAGCCGGGCGCGCTGGTGACCGAAAAGCAGCTGATCGATATTGCCGGTCATGGCCGCACGCCGGTGCGTGAAGCGATCCAGAAACTCGCTTGGCAGGGGCTTGTCATCGTCAGGCCGCGGGTAGGGCTGCAGGTAGCGGAGATCAAGCCGGACGATCATGCCAATGTCATGCAGGTGCGCAGGGAACTGGAGCCTATTGCTGCGTCGCTGGTCGCGAAGCATGCAACGGACGAGCAACGGGAGGCGCTGATAGATTGTGCCCGCACGATGACCAGTTGCGCCGTCAATGGCGATCTTGCTGCCTTCTTCGCTGCCGACAAGGCATTCGATGAGATTATTGAGGAGGCTTGCCCGAATACTTTCATCACCGCGGCGCTTGGGCCTGTGCAGACACATTCACGCCGTCTCTGGTACTCGACTGCCACGCCGGATCGGATGGACCGCTCGATCGCGCTCCACGTCACCGTCATTCGCGCCATCCAGCAGGGCAAGGTGGAAGAGTCGCGGCAGGCAATGGCGGTCTTGATCGACTATCTCAGCTACAAGCCATAA